The Microbacterium sp. SORGH_AS_0428 genome contains the following window.
GTCTGGCACCCGGCGAGCGCTACGACGCTCCGGTCGCGATCTTCACCTGGTCGGATGCGGGTCTCGACGGCCTCTCCCATCGCCTGCACCGGCGGCTGCGCTCACGTCCGTCGCATCCCTCCTCGCCGCGGCCTCTGACGCTCAACACCTGGGAGGCGGTCTACTTCGACCACGACCTCACGCGCCTGTCTGTGCTCGTCGAGCGCGCCGCGGAGGTCGGCGTCGAACGCCTCGTGCTCGACGACGGCTGGTTCCGTCACCGCCGATCCGACCGCGCCGGTCTGGGCGACTGGTACGTCGACGAGGGCGTCTGGCCCGAGGGGCTCGGGCCCCTGGTGAGGCAGGTGCGCGCCGCGGGCATGCAGTTCGGTCTCTGGTTCGAGCCGGAGATGATCAGCCCGGACTCGGACCTCGCGCGCGAGCATCCGGACTGGATCCTCGCACCCGCCGAAGGCCTCGGCGGCACGTCACGACACCAGCAGGTGCTGGACATCGTGCGCCCCGAGGCGTGGAACCACCTGCTGGAGCGCATCAGCTCACTGGTCGCGGCGTACGACATCGACTACCTGAAGTGGGATCACAACCGCGATCTGCTCGAGGCCGTCGCGCACCGCGGCGACGGCGACCGGCCCGCGGTCCATGCGCAGACCCTCGCCCTGTACCGTCTGCTCGACGAGCTGCGCCGCCGGCATCCGGCGCTCGAGATCGAGACGTGCTCCGCGGGCGGCGGCCGGGTGGACCTCGGCATCCTGGAGCGCACCGACCGGGTGTGGGCGTCCGACTGCAACGATCCCGTCGAGCGCTCGCAGATCGAACGCTGGACCCGGCTGATCGTGCCGCCCGAGCTGATCGGCTCGCACCTGGGCGACGCCGAGGCGCACACGACGTCGCGGGTCACCGACCTGTCGTTCCGCTTCCTCACGGCACTCACCGCGCACGCCGGGATCGAGGCGGACCTGACGCGCCAGGACGACGCGCAGCTGGCGGCGACGCGCGCCTGGGCGGACCTCTACCGGGAGCTGCGCCCCCTCGTGCACAGCGGCCGCGTCGTCAACGCCGACCTCGTCGACGACGCGACCCAGCTCACCGGGATCGTCGCGCAGGACGGGTCGCGCGCGCTGTTCACCTGGGTTCGGCTGGCGAGCTCCGCCGACGGCCAGGTCGGCCGCATTCCGTTCCCCGGACTCGATGCGTCAGCGCGGTACGGCATCCGCATCCGCACCGAGGTGGGCCGTGCGAAGCGGCGCGACGTCGCTCCCCCGGAGTGGATCAGCCGCGCCCTCACGGAAGAGGTCGTGCTGCCCGGGGCCGTCCTGGCGACCGCAGGCGTTCCGCTGCCGACACTCGATCCGCAGCAGGCGATGCTCTTCGACGTGCGACGCCTGGGCTGACCCGGGCCACGGAGAGGATGCGGTGAGCGGAGCGCGCCTCGAGGGATGCACGCGCTCCGCTCACCGGATCCCCTCCGCTCACCGCGTCCTGCGCGTCAGGCGTTGCCTGCC
Protein-coding sequences here:
- a CDS encoding alpha-galactosidase, producing MHPDDDTTAHLRAAGVSLLIELTAPVPRILHWGADLGDATDLGAGMRLTGAPAVLNNAPDAARTFTIWPSERDGWSGSPAQAGHAAGAATTPRPRLVDAQVSHEEAGGGLIRILLHDEVTGLDGEATYALDRFGVLSVALSLARPAGSGTDAPYDLEALRALMPVPARASEVLDFSGKWVRERSPQRGALRDGSHVRRARRGKPGHDSPFLLALGTPGFGFGHGELWSAHLAFSGDAEYLAERLPESAGALRSVIGVGELLRAGEVRLAPGERYDAPVAIFTWSDAGLDGLSHRLHRRLRSRPSHPSSPRPLTLNTWEAVYFDHDLTRLSVLVERAAEVGVERLVLDDGWFRHRRSDRAGLGDWYVDEGVWPEGLGPLVRQVRAAGMQFGLWFEPEMISPDSDLAREHPDWILAPAEGLGGTSRHQQVLDIVRPEAWNHLLERISSLVAAYDIDYLKWDHNRDLLEAVAHRGDGDRPAVHAQTLALYRLLDELRRRHPALEIETCSAGGGRVDLGILERTDRVWASDCNDPVERSQIERWTRLIVPPELIGSHLGDAEAHTTSRVTDLSFRFLTALTAHAGIEADLTRQDDAQLAATRAWADLYRELRPLVHSGRVVNADLVDDATQLTGIVAQDGSRALFTWVRLASSADGQVGRIPFPGLDASARYGIRIRTEVGRAKRRDVAPPEWISRALTEEVVLPGAVLATAGVPLPTLDPQQAMLFDVRRLG